Proteins co-encoded in one Ktedonobacterales bacterium genomic window:
- a CDS encoding aldo/keto reductase — MMQQTSPVAASGSFTLGGDLKVNRLGFGTMRLTGKGIWGPPADKQEALAVLRRAVESGVNFIDTADSYGPGISEELIAEALYPYPAELVIATKGGFQRPGPGQWVPDGRPEHLREAIEGSLKRLRLKRIEVYFLHTPDPKVPLELSVGELERLREAGKIHHIGLSNVSKSQFTRARQIAPIAAIQNQYNLLDRTSEEVVEVCERAGLAFIPWFPLAAGQLAHPGGALDQIARARHAATSQIALAWLLKRSGAMLPIPGTSKVSHLQELVAAAEIQLSESEFQTLAALRP, encoded by the coding sequence ATGATGCAGCAGACCTCTCCAGTGGCCGCCAGCGGCTCGTTCACGCTCGGTGGCGATCTCAAGGTGAATCGCCTGGGTTTTGGCACGATGCGCCTTACCGGAAAAGGCATATGGGGGCCGCCAGCAGACAAACAAGAGGCGCTGGCAGTGCTGCGCCGGGCTGTCGAATCAGGCGTCAACTTTATAGATACAGCAGACTCCTATGGCCCTGGGATAAGCGAAGAGTTGATTGCCGAGGCGCTCTATCCCTATCCTGCCGAATTGGTGATTGCCACAAAGGGGGGCTTTCAGCGCCCAGGGCCGGGGCAATGGGTACCCGATGGCAGACCCGAACATCTACGCGAGGCAATCGAAGGGAGCCTGAAGCGCCTGCGTCTGAAGCGCATCGAGGTCTATTTCCTGCACACGCCAGACCCAAAAGTTCCGCTTGAACTATCGGTGGGAGAACTGGAGCGTTTGCGCGAGGCCGGGAAAATCCATCACATCGGGCTGTCCAACGTGAGCAAAAGTCAGTTCACGCGCGCCCGACAGATAGCCCCGATTGCCGCCATCCAGAACCAGTACAATCTGCTTGATCGCACCTCCGAAGAGGTCGTGGAGGTGTGCGAGCGGGCCGGATTGGCGTTCATCCCCTGGTTCCCCCTGGCAGCCGGGCAACTGGCCCATCCTGGCGGGGCGCTGGACCAGATCGCCAGAGCGCGCCACGCGGCCACCAGCCAGATTGCGCTTGCCTGGCTCCTCAAGCGTTCGGGCGCTATGCTGCCCATCCCTGGCACGTCCAAAGTGAGCCACCTGCAAGAACTGGTGGCTGCCGCCGAAATCCAACTCAGCGAAAGCGAGTTTCAGACACTGGCCGCGCTCCGCCCCTAG
- a CDS encoding aminoglycoside adenylyltransferase has protein sequence IPYLAPEIQLLYKAKGLRQKDEADFRQTLSVLHRERRTWLSEALLQAHPQHPWLDLLTDG, from the coding sequence GCATCCCCTATCTCGCTCCCGAGATCCAATTGCTTTACAAAGCCAAGGGACTGCGCCAAAAGGATGAAGCGGACTTCCGGCAAACCCTGTCCGTGTTACATCGAGAACGGCGCACCTGGCTCAGCGAGGCGCTGCTCCAGGCGCATCCCCAGCATCCCTGGTTGGATCTCCTGACGGATGGCTGA
- a CDS encoding ABC transporter permease, which produces MESGKHFDLPVENVAASVEMVEGALEAPAELEEGEKTAPPVSPFQASLRRFRRDKPAMVSLYILLAILFISIVLPPIYQHIGQPLREEVVPGYVLMHPSTQYHSAEYLDANRLKQYPSAQHWLGTDDNGQDILARLLRGWQVSLLVVIAIEIQDVLFGVFFGVLAGYFGGIIDTVLARFTDLMFAFPGLLLAILVVAIFGPQFDSMVLFGFDFGPYGRVFLACLVLGFLIWPQMARFVRGRTLQLKEQEFIEAARASGASSLKIIMRHILPNLGSLIIVATSLNLAGNLGADGALSFLGLGVQPPGSGLGLMIAQYAPYLQAFGYEIIWPMLAIVVLVLACCFIGGGLESAFDPRDVDAKL; this is translated from the coding sequence ATGGAGTCTGGAAAACACTTTGATTTGCCAGTCGAGAACGTGGCAGCGTCGGTTGAGATGGTGGAGGGGGCGCTGGAAGCGCCTGCCGAGCTAGAAGAAGGCGAAAAGACAGCGCCACCGGTTTCGCCGTTCCAGGCGTCGCTGCGTCGCTTCCGGCGCGACAAGCCCGCGATGGTTTCGCTCTATATCCTGCTGGCGATTTTATTCATCAGTATCGTCTTACCGCCGATCTATCAGCACATCGGGCAGCCGCTGCGCGAGGAGGTGGTGCCGGGCTATGTGCTCATGCACCCTTCTACGCAGTATCACAGCGCGGAATATTTAGACGCCAATCGGCTCAAGCAATACCCCAGCGCGCAGCACTGGCTGGGGACTGATGATAACGGGCAGGATATTCTGGCGCGCTTGCTGAGGGGCTGGCAGGTGTCCTTGCTCGTCGTTATTGCGATTGAGATTCAGGATGTGCTGTTTGGCGTGTTCTTTGGCGTGCTGGCCGGATATTTTGGCGGCATCATTGATACTGTGCTGGCGCGTTTTACCGATTTGATGTTTGCCTTTCCGGGGCTGCTTCTTGCTATTCTGGTCGTGGCGATCTTCGGGCCGCAGTTCGATAGTATGGTTCTTTTTGGCTTTGATTTTGGCCCCTATGGGCGCGTGTTCCTGGCCTGTCTGGTCCTGGGGTTCCTCATCTGGCCGCAGATGGCCCGCTTTGTTCGCGGCAGGACGTTGCAGCTCAAAGAGCAAGAGTTCATCGAAGCGGCGCGCGCCAGTGGAGCGAGCAGCCTGAAGATTATCATGCGCCATATTCTGCCGAATCTGGGCAGCTTGATTATCGTGGCTACCAGCCTGAATCTGGCGGGGAACCTGGGTGCCGACGGCGCGCTGAGCTTCCTGGGCCTGGGCGTGCAGCCGCCGGGGTCGGGCCTGGGCTTGATGATTGCGCAGTATGCGCCCTATCTCCAGGCGTTTGGCTATGAAATAATCTGGCCGATGCTTGCCATCGTGGTCCTGGTGCTGGCCTGCTGCTTCATCGGCGGCGGTCTGGAGTCGGCTTTTGATCCGCGTGATGTTGACGCCAAGCTTTAG